The sequence below is a genomic window from Salinispira pacifica.
TCTATCTCTACAAAAACGGGAAAAAGACTCTCAACCCCGAGATGCAGAGCATCATCAAAAAGCATCAAACCGGCGGCGGCAGAGTCAGCAGCGAGGATCGAATCTACCGGCCTCTGGTGATGATGGTGAACGAAGCAGTCCGATGTCTGGATGAGGGGGTTGTAGGAACACCCGGTATGCTTGACCTGGCCATGATCATGGGAACCGGCTTTCCTCCCTTCAGAGGGGGGGTACTGCGCACCGCCCAGCAGATCGGCCTGAGCACCATGTCGGACAAGGCCCTTCAGTACAGCAGCAGCATTGACGGACGTTTCACAGCTCCTGAGGGACTGAGCAACAGGGCCAAGAGCAACTCGGCATTTTTCAATATGTAGCAAAACGCCGGATTATCCGGCACTGAAATAGATCCGGCAGGGGAGAACCCCCTTGCCGGGGATCTAAAGAAAACATGACAATCAGTAAGGAGTACAGAGCATGGACGTACAGTACGGTTTTTTTGAAAAGCTTTACAGCGGTGAATACGATTCATCGATGCTGGTCCGCAACTATGATGAATCCATAGACGAGGCCAAGGTACAGAAGTTTATGGAGTCATACGACGCCCTGATTAAAGATTTTCCTGCGCGGGAGATCGAGGCTCAGGGAGTGGTGCCCGATGCATTAATGAAGGGCTTGAAGGAGATCGGAATATTCGGGCTTCTGATCGATAAAAAATACGGAGGACTGGGTTTCACCTTAAGCGAGTATCTCCGGGTGGTTGAGGAAATGGCCCGGCACGATATGGCACTGGTACTGGTGCCCCTGGCCCATCTTTCCATCGGTCTGAAAGGAATTCTGCTGTATGGCAGTGAAGAGCAAAAGAAGCAGTATCTCACTCCTGCAGCTTCCGGAGAGATGGTATTCGGATACGCACTTACCGAACCCAAGCAGGGAAGCGATGCCCAGAATGTGGATACCAAGGCGATCCTTTCCGATGACGGCAGCCATTATGTGCTCAACGGTACCAAAACCTATATAACCAACGCCAATTACGCAGGAGCCTACACGGTGTTTGCCCAGTTGGATCCGGAGAACCGGCCGGGTTATATGGGAGCATTCATCGTTGAGCGGAAATGGGATGGCGTAAGCACCGGCCCTGATATGCCGAAAATGGGACTGAAGGTGAGCTCCACCGCAGCACTGAAATTCAAGGATGTGAAAGTCCCCAAAGAAAACCTCATTGCAGCTGAAGGAGACGGCTTCAAAATCGCCATGAACGTGCTGAACTACGGACGCCTGGGGCTGGGAGCTGCCTCCGCCGGATTGATGAACCAGAGCGTCCAGGACATGATCAAACGGGCAACCAGCCGGAAGCAGTTTTCCATGCCCATTTCCGAATTTGAGCTGATTCAGGAAAAGATTGTACGCTCCGACGCCCACGCCATGGCCGCCAGAAGCATGACCTACTTTACTGCGAAGATGCTGGAAGACGATCATCTGATGAACGTGGCCATGGAAAGTTCTCACACCAAACTATACGGTACCAACCGCTGTTGGGACACCCTCTATGATGCCCTCCAGGCTGCCGGCGGATCCGGCTATATCTCAACCCAGCCCTACGAAAAACGGATGAGGGATTTCAGGGTAACCACCATATTTGAGGGAACCACGGAAATTCATTCCATTTACCCTCCCCTCACCGTGTTCCGCAGCTGGGGAAAGCTGCTGAAGTCCGGTGAGAAATCCAAACTGTCGGTTTTCACCGATCTGCCCCGGCCCCGTCTGGGATCACCCGTGTACAGCGATCCTCTGCTGAACCAGGGATTCAAACTGGCCAAAAAGCTGGAAAAGCGCTTCAGAAAACTGGCATCTCTTGGACTGAGAACATACGGGAAAAAGATTGCCGGAAAGGAATATTTTCTGCGGAGCATGACTCATCTGAATGTGGCTGCCTTTGCCCTCCTCTCTTCGGCATCGGTGCTGGAATCAAACAAGACCAACGGAAGAGCCCTTGAAGCCGCAGACCGCAGAAGATACGAATATCTGATGACGGAGGCGCGACAGCTTCTGGAGGATACTCCAAAGCAGGGAATCAGCAGCCTGGAAGAAGCCGGCTCTGCCCTGTGGAAGGAATTGAAGTAAAGCATAAACGGATCATCAGCCCGTACACTGCCCGTACTCTGCCCGTACTCTGAAAGACGGGCGGCAGGTAACCCCGGGATTATTCCCCGGGGTTTACCACTATCCTGCCGCTTACCCCGCCTGCCAGAATCTGCTCCACCGCAGAGGGCAGCTCATCCAGGCGTATAAGTTTTGCATCTTCTTGAAGCCAGTCCACAGACCATTCATCTGCCAGTTTACTCCAGATCGCTTTTTTCCTCTCACGGCTTGAATCTGCGCTGGCAATCCCGATAAGTGCCACATCCCTGAGAATAAAGGGGAAAATATTGGTCTCCAGCTCCGTCCCGCCGACCATTCCGCAGGCTGCCACGGTGCCGGAAAATTTCAGGCTGCGGAGAATTCTGTGGAGCATGGAGGATCCAACTGTATCTACGGCTCCGATATATTCAGGGCGCATGAGAGGACGATCCTTCTTTACCAGAAACTCATCCCGGGGAATCACCTGTGCGGCCCCTATTGATTTGAGCCAGGCATGCTTATCGTCCTTGCCGGTAACTCCGTGCACTTCAAATCCCATTCCCGCCAGAATACTCACTGCAATGCTTCCGACTCCTCCGGTTGCTCCGCTGACAAGTACGGGGCCGTGGTCAGGTTTGACTCCCCTGTCCAGAAGTGCCTGTACGCACAACCCTGCAGTGACTCCGGCGGTTCCATAGGTCATGGCCCGGTAGCTGTCCAGTGAAGAAGGCAGGGGAATAAGCCAGGCTTCAGGTACCCTGGCATAGGCGGCAAGGCCCCCGGGACTGCCCATACCCAAATCAAAGCCGGTAATTACAACCTTCTCCCCGCTATCCATCCGGATTCCGGAGGCATCTATTCCGGGAATATGAGGATAATTGGGGCTTACGCCCTTATTGCCTATGGCCGAAAGTGCATCCTTGTAATTGAGGCAGCTGTACTCCACCTGAATGTCCACACCCTGGGGAGGAAGGTCTTTTTCCTGCCATGTTCCCGCTGCGGCCTTCACATTGCCGTCAGCTTCCTCCCGGGCAATAAAGGCCGGGAAGGCCTGGGGGATTGATTGTCTGGACTCGCTCATACTGTTTCCTCCTGAATGGTATTTTGAATTCTGCCTGATATTTTCTTACGGCTTATTGATATTGCCCAGGGCGGAACCGTTCTGCTGCGGCACATTTCCGTCATATCCGGGTCAGATGCCAGCCCGCCGGCCGAACTCGGCCCACAGTTCAAGGTACCGCTTTGAGGCTTTCGAAGCTCTGTTAAATGACAGAAGGGGGGCCTGACGAAAACCCATCTGCTCAACAATGCTTGCATTTGGAATGAAACTTGATAAAAACCTCGGATCCTGGGCATAAATTTCCAGAATTTCCCGATGCATCTTTTTCCGGAGATCCACCAGATTGAAAAATGGAATAATCTGGTTTTGCTCAAGTTCCAGAGAAGCATATTGCTCATCAAGAGTTTCCAGGGTCCTGATGGAAAGGGTGCTGGGAATGGTTGGAACCATCAGAACATCAGCAGCGTAAAATATACTTTCTGAGAGAACACTCATCCCCGGAGGGGAATCCAAGAAGATCAAATCAAATTCCTGCTTCAGATCTTTGAGAACCCTCTTCAACGCCTTTTTTGAATTTTTCATTTCATTGACAAAGAGATCCAGTTTCCGCACCGAAGTATCGGATGGAATCATTGAAAGATTGTCATATGCTGTACCCTTCACTACTTTGGAAATATCTGTTTTCTTGTGAATGAGTTTTTTTACCCCGCCCTTCACCTTCGCCCGCTGCTGACAGTAAAAGGTGGCGCTTCCCTGGGTATCCAGGTCCCACAGCAACGTACTGTATCCCTCCCGTGCCGCGAGAAACGCCAGATTCACAGCCGAAGTGGTTTTTCCCACCCCGCCTTTGGTGCTGTACACTCCCACTGTTCTGCACTTCATATGCTTGTTTCTCCGGGATACACCAGATTCCAATCTTTCCGAAGAGCATCCAAAACTCCAAGCACCTCAAGGCTGCGGTCCACTCCATACATGTATTCTTCGGGAGCCTGCCCGCCGTTGAGTTCCAGTAGGCAGCGTGAGACGGCTTCTATTTCAAATTGATAGCCCTGTCCCTGAAAGGAGTGGGAAAAATGCACTCCGTCGTATGGGCTGTTTTCGTTCACATGATCAATTTTATGCATTTCCACGGCATCGGGAACTTCCATTGAATCTATATCGGCGTTGGACTCGGGATACAGAATCATGTCCCGGGGATGAAAAAAGTCCGGAAGGTAGACGCTGCCATGACGGAAAATAATTCTGGCAACGTGTGGATGGTCAAACCGGAAGCTTGAGGTGAGAGCAGCCGTCCCCCCGGAGGGAAAGGACAAGGATATTTGTTCGTGTATATCAACCCCGGTGGATCCGGGAATCATCATGCTTCTCACAGTCCCGGGGGTATCAGCAAAGAGATGCATACTGAATGCCAGCGGATATATCCCGATGTCCAGAAGACTTCCGCCTCCCAGGTCGGGGTTCAGCCAGCGCTGTTCCGGCATGTCCGGAAGTTTGGAACAGAAACTGGCATCAATATGAAGCAGCTCGCCAAGCAAAGAAGCCTCGCTGAGTTCCTTGAGCATCTTGACGAGGGGAAAGTATGCAGTCCAATACGCCTCTCCCAGGAAAACCCCGGCTTTCTCCGCCTCGGCCATAAGGGTGTTCAACTGGGCTGTATTCATGCAAACCGGCTTCTCGCAGAACACGTGTTTTCCGGCCTGAATCACCATCCGTGCCTGACTGAAATGAAACGGATGGGGGGTGGCTATATACACCGCATCCACATCCGGATTATCCAGCAATCCCTCATAGCTGGAGTGGTAAGACTCCGCCCCGTATGTTTCACTGAACTTCCTGGCCCGCTTTGCGTCTCTGCTGGCAACGGCTTTCAGAACTGCGGAGCTGCTATGCTGAAGATCCGAGGCGAATGACGAGGCAATGCCCCCGCATCCCAGAATTCCCCATCG
It includes:
- a CDS encoding acyl-CoA dehydrogenase family protein — its product is MDVQYGFFEKLYSGEYDSSMLVRNYDESIDEAKVQKFMESYDALIKDFPAREIEAQGVVPDALMKGLKEIGIFGLLIDKKYGGLGFTLSEYLRVVEEMARHDMALVLVPLAHLSIGLKGILLYGSEEQKKQYLTPAASGEMVFGYALTEPKQGSDAQNVDTKAILSDDGSHYVLNGTKTYITNANYAGAYTVFAQLDPENRPGYMGAFIVERKWDGVSTGPDMPKMGLKVSSTAALKFKDVKVPKENLIAAEGDGFKIAMNVLNYGRLGLGAASAGLMNQSVQDMIKRATSRKQFSMPISEFELIQEKIVRSDAHAMAARSMTYFTAKMLEDDHLMNVAMESSHTKLYGTNRCWDTLYDALQAAGGSGYISTQPYEKRMRDFRVTTIFEGTTEIHSIYPPLTVFRSWGKLLKSGEKSKLSVFTDLPRPRLGSPVYSDPLLNQGFKLAKKLEKRFRKLASLGLRTYGKKIAGKEYFLRSMTHLNVAAFALLSSASVLESNKTNGRALEAADRRRYEYLMTEARQLLEDTPKQGISSLEEAGSALWKELK
- a CDS encoding YhdH/YhfP family quinone oxidoreductase — translated: MSESRQSIPQAFPAFIAREEADGNVKAAAGTWQEKDLPPQGVDIQVEYSCLNYKDALSAIGNKGVSPNYPHIPGIDASGIRMDSGEKVVITGFDLGMGSPGGLAAYARVPEAWLIPLPSSLDSYRAMTYGTAGVTAGLCVQALLDRGVKPDHGPVLVSGATGGVGSIAVSILAGMGFEVHGVTGKDDKHAWLKSIGAAQVIPRDEFLVKKDRPLMRPEYIGAVDTVGSSMLHRILRSLKFSGTVAACGMVGGTELETNIFPFILRDVALIGIASADSSRERKKAIWSKLADEWSVDWLQEDAKLIRLDELPSAVEQILAGGVSGRIVVNPGE
- a CDS encoding ParA family protein, giving the protein MKCRTVGVYSTKGGVGKTTSAVNLAFLAAREGYSTLLWDLDTQGSATFYCQQRAKVKGGVKKLIHKKTDISKVVKGTAYDNLSMIPSDTSVRKLDLFVNEMKNSKKALKRVLKDLKQEFDLIFLDSPPGMSVLSESIFYAADVLMVPTIPSTLSIRTLETLDEQYASLELEQNQIIPFFNLVDLRKKMHREILEIYAQDPRFLSSFIPNASIVEQMGFRQAPLLSFNRASKASKRYLELWAEFGRRAGI
- a CDS encoding Gfo/Idh/MocA family protein is translated as MDQIRWGILGCGGIASSFASDLQHSSSAVLKAVASRDAKRARKFSETYGAESYHSSYEGLLDNPDVDAVYIATPHPFHFSQARMVIQAGKHVFCEKPVCMNTAQLNTLMAEAEKAGVFLGEAYWTAYFPLVKMLKELSEASLLGELLHIDASFCSKLPDMPEQRWLNPDLGGGSLLDIGIYPLAFSMHLFADTPGTVRSMMIPGSTGVDIHEQISLSFPSGGTAALTSSFRFDHPHVARIIFRHGSVYLPDFFHPRDMILYPESNADIDSMEVPDAVEMHKIDHVNENSPYDGVHFSHSFQGQGYQFEIEAVSRCLLELNGGQAPEEYMYGVDRSLEVLGVLDALRKDWNLVYPGETSI